The Deinococcus sp. Marseille-Q6407 genome has a window encoding:
- a CDS encoding helix-turn-helix domain-containing protein gives MTQLTHQSDMTETKTLSDNYVDTVTHRPGSVILYPGPSDMLYRVQSGLIRIHTMDDDGNGLTLRYVKPGEYFGEEALSGTERAYFAEAVTDSAVDVINPALMSSEDNLMVTGHLVKTLERAYESIFRLVGKRLRARIAAELLELKDTALATQLDSGETMIYATHDELAAAVGSVRETVTKVVGELSRDGVISAGYGKITLKDKDALADIAAG, from the coding sequence ATGACTCAACTGACCCACCAGAGCGATATGACCGAAACCAAGACTCTGAGCGACAACTACGTGGATACCGTGACCCACCGCCCCGGCTCCGTCATTCTGTACCCTGGCCCCAGCGACATGCTGTACCGCGTTCAGAGCGGCCTGATCCGGATTCACACCATGGACGACGACGGCAATGGCCTGACCCTGCGTTACGTCAAGCCCGGCGAATACTTCGGTGAAGAAGCCCTCAGCGGCACCGAACGCGCCTACTTTGCCGAAGCCGTGACCGACTCGGCGGTGGACGTGATCAACCCGGCACTGATGAGCAGCGAAGACAACCTGATGGTCACCGGCCATCTGGTCAAGACCCTGGAACGCGCTTATGAAAGCATCTTCCGGTTGGTCGGCAAGCGTCTGCGCGCCCGCATCGCCGCCGAGCTGCTGGAACTGAAGGACACTGCCCTGGCCACCCAGCTGGACAGCGGTGAAACCATGATCTACGCTACCCACGATGAACTGGCCGCCGCTGTCGGCAGCGTGCGCGAAACCGTTACCAAAGTGGTTGGCGAACTCAGCCGCGACGGTGTGATCAGCGCTGGCTACGGCAAGATCACCCTCAAGGACAAAGACGCTCTGGCCGACATCGCGGCCGGCTGA
- the gyrA gene encoding DNA gyrase subunit A, whose product MTGIHPVDITSEVKTNFINYAMNVIVDRALPDVRDGLKPVQRRIMYAMMLEGLYANQKHAKSAAVVGEVMKKYHPHGDSSIYDAMVRLGQWWNMRYPMVHPQGNFGSIDGDPPAAMRYTEARMTKLAEELLADLEKETIVMKPNYDETTEEPSVLPAAVPNLLINGASGIAVGMATNIPPHNLTEISNGLLALIDHPNITLPEMMEHVQGPDFPTGGRIAKQGIQDAYTTGHASLKVRGKARIEEKNNRSQIVISEIPYQVNKTNLIQTISAMYKAGKIPDISALRDESDRKEPVRIVIELKRGAIPTLVLNQLYKYTQLQSTFTVINLSIVNGEPRVLPLIDTMRYFLDHRREVVTRRTQYELRKAEERAHILEGLIKALGHIDEVIALIRASNTGAEARDALMARFELSEPQAQAILDMRLQRLVGLEREKLQSEYDDLQQLITRLRAILGDEKLLWREIKKEIRDIRDRYGDERRSAITALEEDISKEDLIAVEDMVITMTEAGYLKRTTLDAYRAQSRGGRGSRGGKLREEDVNTRVFVGSTHDYMLFFTDQGRLFHEKIYDLPEAARDAKGSHIRNLLPSLREDENIASVQSIKGFDEEGSFVFATKNGMVKRTRITDYGNITSAGLIAINLQGSDELISVGIVKDGSDIVLATQEGKAMRFAASEVRDTGRATQGVIGIRLKGDDRVVSMALVPQDTDSELLAVSEHGLGKRTPVSDYPSKGRGGQGVITLDVTEKTGRLVTLARVDGNEELMVLTQGGLVIRTRVEEVRVTGRNAQGVKVINLSDKDCVISAFPIRKEDEL is encoded by the coding sequence ATGACCGGAATCCATCCCGTTGACATCACCTCTGAAGTCAAAACCAATTTTATCAACTACGCCATGAACGTGATCGTGGACCGGGCGCTGCCCGACGTGCGCGACGGCCTCAAGCCGGTGCAGCGCCGGATCATGTACGCGATGATGCTCGAAGGGCTCTACGCCAACCAGAAGCACGCCAAGTCGGCGGCCGTGGTGGGCGAAGTGATGAAGAAGTACCACCCCCACGGCGACTCCTCTATTTATGACGCGATGGTGCGTCTGGGCCAGTGGTGGAACATGCGCTACCCAATGGTGCACCCCCAGGGCAACTTCGGCTCGATCGACGGCGACCCGCCTGCCGCCATGCGTTATACCGAAGCCCGCATGACCAAGCTGGCCGAGGAACTGCTGGCCGACCTGGAAAAAGAAACCATCGTCATGAAGCCCAACTATGACGAAACCACCGAGGAACCCAGCGTGCTGCCGGCCGCCGTGCCCAACCTGTTGATCAACGGGGCTTCGGGCATCGCCGTGGGCATGGCGACCAACATCCCGCCGCACAACCTCACCGAGATCAGCAACGGCCTGCTGGCCCTGATCGATCACCCCAACATCACCCTGCCGGAGATGATGGAGCACGTGCAGGGCCCCGACTTCCCCACCGGCGGCCGGATTGCCAAGCAGGGCATTCAGGACGCCTACACCACCGGGCACGCCAGCCTCAAGGTGCGCGGCAAGGCCCGCATCGAGGAAAAGAACAACCGCTCGCAGATCGTGATTTCCGAGATTCCCTACCAGGTCAACAAGACCAACCTGATTCAGACCATCTCGGCGATGTACAAGGCCGGCAAGATTCCCGATATCTCGGCCCTGCGCGACGAATCGGACCGCAAAGAGCCGGTGCGTATCGTCATCGAACTCAAGCGCGGCGCGATTCCTACTCTGGTCCTGAACCAGCTGTACAAGTACACCCAGCTGCAAAGCACCTTCACGGTGATCAACCTCAGCATCGTGAACGGCGAGCCGCGGGTGCTGCCACTGATCGACACCATGCGTTATTTCCTGGATCACCGCCGCGAAGTGGTGACCCGCCGCACCCAATACGAGCTGCGCAAGGCCGAAGAGCGCGCCCATATCCTGGAAGGGCTGATCAAGGCGCTGGGCCATATTGACGAGGTCATCGCGCTGATCCGCGCCAGCAACACCGGCGCCGAAGCCCGTGACGCCCTGATGGCCCGCTTCGAGCTGAGCGAGCCGCAGGCCCAGGCCATCTTGGACATGCGCCTGCAGCGACTGGTAGGTCTGGAACGCGAAAAGCTGCAGAGCGAATACGACGACCTCCAGCAGCTGATTACCCGCCTGCGCGCCATTCTGGGCGACGAAAAGCTGCTGTGGCGCGAAATCAAGAAGGAAATCCGCGATATCCGCGACCGCTACGGCGACGAGCGCCGCTCGGCCATCACGGCTCTGGAAGAGGACATCTCCAAGGAAGACCTGATCGCCGTAGAAGACATGGTGATCACCATGACCGAGGCCGGTTACCTCAAGCGCACCACCCTGGACGCCTACCGCGCCCAGTCGCGTGGCGGCAGAGGCTCGCGCGGCGGTAAATTGCGCGAGGAAGACGTGAACACCCGCGTATTCGTAGGCTCCACCCACGATTACATGCTGTTCTTTACCGACCAGGGCCGGCTGTTCCACGAGAAAATCTACGATCTGCCCGAAGCCGCCCGTGACGCCAAGGGCTCGCACATCCGCAATCTGCTGCCTTCGCTGCGCGAGGACGAAAACATCGCCTCGGTGCAGAGCATCAAGGGCTTTGACGAAGAAGGCTCGTTCGTCTTTGCCACCAAGAACGGCATGGTCAAGCGCACCCGCATCACCGATTACGGCAACATCACCTCTGCGGGCCTGATCGCGATTAACCTGCAAGGCAGCGACGAGCTGATCTCGGTGGGCATCGTGAAGGACGGCAGCGATATCGTGCTGGCGACGCAGGAAGGCAAGGCCATGCGCTTCGCGGCCAGCGAGGTGCGCGACACCGGCCGCGCCACCCAGGGTGTGATCGGTATTCGCCTCAAGGGCGACGACCGGGTGGTCAGCATGGCGCTGGTTCCGCAGGACACCGACAGTGAACTGCTGGCCGTCAGCGAACATGGCCTGGGCAAGCGCACCCCGGTGAGCGACTATCCCAGCAAGGGCCGCGGCGGCCAGGGCGTGATTACCCTGGACGTGACCGAGAAGACCGGACGGCTGGTCACGCTGGCCCGGGTAGACGGCAACGAAGAACTGATGGTGCTGACCCAGGGCGGTCTGGTCATCCGCACCCGGGTGGAAGAGGTTCGGGTCACCGGCCGCAATGCTCAGGGCGTGAAGGTGATCAACCTGTCGGACAAGGACTGTGTGATCAGCGCCTTCCCCATCCGCAAGGAAGACGAACTATAA
- a CDS encoding roadblock/LC7 domain-containing protein, whose amino-acid sequence MLNELTQLVRDVDGAWAAAIGGLDGLLVEGHSAAEVSLDLLVAEHAGLLRAASDAYAMVGGGAARELYIRGEQLSVFLQPVNAEFFVLLALDSRANLGQARLYARATAQQLAGEL is encoded by the coding sequence ATGCTAAACGAACTCACACAACTGGTCAGGGACGTGGACGGCGCCTGGGCAGCCGCCATTGGAGGGCTTGACGGCCTGCTGGTTGAGGGCCACAGCGCCGCCGAAGTCAGCCTGGACCTGCTGGTGGCCGAGCACGCCGGGCTGCTGCGGGCCGCCAGCGACGCTTACGCCATGGTCGGCGGCGGCGCGGCACGCGAGCTGTATATCCGCGGCGAACAGCTGAGCGTGTTCTTGCAGCCGGTCAACGCTGAATTTTTCGTGTTGCTGGCCCTGGACAGCCGCGCCAATCTGGGCCAGGCCCGTCTGTACGCCCGCGCCACCGCGCAGCAGCTGGCAGGTGAGCTGTAA
- a CDS encoding roadblock/LC7 domain-containing protein: MAPRLGSLRELPGVSAAALVGRDGLPLAAAGEGADLLAAELAALRESLDRLGRRLGVGEVSRVAFTMPALEVVALSQGDYTLGAALVRGMDTSAAQQRLAALMDEVLAQLPHLAPADGQAQNLNPNQGLNQSQGEVPA; the protein is encoded by the coding sequence ATGGCGCCCCGTCTGGGCAGCCTGCGTGAATTGCCCGGTGTCTCGGCCGCCGCGCTGGTGGGCCGCGACGGCCTGCCGCTGGCCGCTGCCGGCGAAGGCGCCGACCTGCTGGCTGCCGAGCTGGCCGCGCTGCGTGAGTCGCTGGACCGCCTGGGCCGCCGGCTGGGTGTGGGCGAGGTGAGCCGGGTGGCCTTTACCATGCCGGCGCTGGAAGTGGTGGCCCTCAGCCAGGGTGACTACACCCTGGGAGCGGCGCTGGTGCGCGGAATGGACACTTCCGCCGCGCAGCAACGGCTGGCCGCGCTGATGGATGAGGTGCTAGCCCAGTTGCCCCACCTGGCACCGGCGGATGGGCAGGCCCAGAACCTGAATCCGAATCAGGGCCTGAATCAAAGTCAGGGCGAGGTGCCGGCATGA
- a CDS encoding roadblock/LC7 domain-containing protein has product MTQLLLDSLLEGRGIHAAALYGSDGTSLAEAGDVGSGPTIASLLVPARAIVQTLQQTLNAQGWNDLLLDLESGPLLLTPGQDGQVLAVAFDDLSSLGRVRLSVRRVLENLPG; this is encoded by the coding sequence ATGACCCAGCTGCTGCTGGATTCCTTATTGGAAGGGCGCGGTATTCACGCGGCGGCACTGTATGGCAGCGATGGCACGTCGCTGGCCGAGGCCGGTGACGTGGGCAGCGGCCCGACCATTGCTAGCCTGCTGGTGCCGGCCCGCGCGATTGTGCAGACCTTGCAGCAGACCCTGAACGCCCAGGGCTGGAACGACCTGCTGCTGGACCTGGAAAGCGGCCCGCTGCTGCTGACACCCGGGCAGGACGGACAGGTGCTGGCAGTGGCTTTTGATGACCTGTCCAGCCTGGGTCGGGTGCGCCTGAGCGTGCGGCGGGTGCTGGAAAACCTGCCCGGCTGA
- a CDS encoding PIG-L deacetylase family protein: MTSAQPLSLKAEGARIMAVFAHPDDEAFAVAGTLAAYAQAGAEITLVCATRGEAGKMTDPSMTVTDLGQQREAELRAACQAIGIPVPVFLGYHDSGRFERTRHDDPLALMNVDVLDIEDKLRALIEERRPHVLITFDPHGGYGHVDHLQMQRATVSAFFSTGHLPYGGPQRLYYTVFSSEVARNLNMMDPTRELEPERYGISEATAAVKMNVAAYAEQKKAALAAHGT; encoded by the coding sequence ATGACTTCTGCTCAACCTCTCTCCCTGAAGGCCGAAGGCGCCCGCATCATGGCCGTCTTCGCTCACCCCGACGACGAAGCTTTTGCGGTGGCCGGCACGCTGGCCGCCTACGCCCAGGCCGGCGCCGAAATCACGCTGGTGTGCGCTACCCGCGGCGAGGCCGGCAAGATGACCGATCCCAGCATGACCGTCACCGACCTGGGCCAGCAACGCGAGGCCGAACTGCGGGCGGCCTGCCAGGCCATCGGGATTCCGGTACCGGTCTTTCTGGGCTACCACGACTCGGGCCGCTTCGAGCGCACCCGCCACGACGACCCGCTGGCCCTGATGAACGTGGACGTGCTGGATATCGAGGACAAGCTGCGCGCCCTGATTGAAGAGCGCCGCCCGCATGTCCTGATCACCTTTGATCCCCACGGCGGCTACGGCCACGTGGACCACCTGCAAATGCAGCGGGCCACGGTGAGCGCTTTCTTCTCAACCGGACATCTCCCCTACGGCGGCCCGCAGCGGCTGTACTACACCGTCTTTTCCAGCGAGGTGGCCCGCAACCTGAACATGATGGACCCCACCCGCGAACTGGAACCCGAGCGCTACGGCATCAGCGAAGCAACCGCCGCCGTGAAGATGAACGTAGCCGCCTACGCCGAGCAGAAAAAGGCTGCGCTGGCCGCGCACGGCACCTAG
- a CDS encoding ParA family protein, whose amino-acid sequence MPKIIAITSEKGGVGKSTLAVHLAGALSERGLETVLIDEDGRVGSSLRWSRRGPGLPFPVLDPDDVKPKRLARLDAVIVDTEGRPRRRDLRELAERADLILVPSGVSPLELDAAQELMGFLGSEPGAARRSMAVLTRVPPVGRAAETAREDLRDLGIRVANTVVRQYAAYQKAAEQGVLCRDVRDERAAAWDDLLALSREVL is encoded by the coding sequence ATGCCCAAGATCATTGCCATCACCTCGGAAAAGGGAGGCGTGGGAAAAAGCACGCTGGCGGTTCATCTGGCCGGAGCACTCAGTGAACGCGGCCTGGAAACGGTCCTGATTGATGAAGATGGCCGGGTGGGCAGCTCGCTGCGCTGGAGCCGGCGCGGGCCGGGGCTGCCGTTTCCGGTGCTGGACCCGGACGATGTCAAGCCCAAGCGGCTGGCCCGGCTGGACGCGGTGATCGTGGACACCGAGGGCCGCCCCCGCCGCCGCGACCTACGCGAGCTGGCCGAGCGGGCTGACCTGATTCTGGTGCCCAGCGGGGTTTCGCCGCTGGAGCTGGACGCTGCCCAGGAGCTGATGGGCTTTCTGGGCAGCGAGCCCGGCGCGGCCCGGCGCAGCATGGCGGTGCTGACCCGGGTGCCGCCGGTGGGCCGCGCTGCCGAAACCGCCCGCGAGGACCTGCGTGACCTGGGCATCCGGGTGGCAAACACGGTGGTGCGCCAGTACGCCGCTTACCAGAAAGCGGCCGAACAGGGCGTGCTGTGCCGCGACGTGCGCGATGAGCGGGCCGCCGCCTGGGACGACCTGCTGGCCCTGTCGCGCGAGGTGCTCTGA
- the gluQRS gene encoding tRNA glutamyl-Q(34) synthetase GluQRS: MPELAGERRVGRYAPSPTGALHLGNIRTALLAWLHSRALGGQHLLRFEDLDTGRVRPWAYDVTRRDLEWLGLDWDAEYRQSERLEHYAAAAARLDTYPCTCTRREIQAAVQDAAGAPHGTEPVYPGTCRTHPHDPQRPAAWRWRVPDWHICVQDSLSGETLCQSLPAEVGDPVLHRNDGVYAYHLAVVVDDAAMGVTDVVRGADLWPATPRQAALQQALGFPRPQYWHVPLMTDYRGERLAKRGGAPALRDLRDGGTVTPGRVLAELARSLGWAVPAEVTAPELLSLWREQARL, from the coding sequence ATGCCTGAACTTGCCGGGGAGCGGCGGGTAGGCCGCTACGCTCCCAGCCCCACCGGGGCGCTGCATCTGGGCAACATCCGTACTGCATTGCTGGCCTGGCTGCACAGTCGCGCCTTGGGCGGCCAGCACCTGCTGCGCTTTGAGGACCTGGACACCGGCCGGGTCAGACCGTGGGCTTACGACGTGACCCGGCGCGACCTGGAGTGGCTGGGCCTGGACTGGGACGCCGAATACCGCCAGTCGGAGCGGCTGGAACACTACGCGGCGGCAGCAGCGCGGCTGGACACCTACCCCTGCACCTGCACCCGCCGCGAGATTCAGGCGGCGGTGCAGGACGCTGCCGGAGCGCCGCACGGCACCGAGCCGGTATATCCCGGCACCTGCCGCACTCACCCCCACGACCCGCAGCGCCCGGCTGCCTGGCGCTGGCGGGTGCCCGACTGGCATATCTGCGTGCAGGACAGCCTCAGCGGCGAGACGCTCTGCCAGTCGCTCCCGGCCGAGGTGGGCGACCCCGTGCTGCACCGTAATGACGGAGTCTACGCCTATCACCTGGCAGTGGTGGTGGACGACGCTGCTATGGGCGTCACCGACGTGGTGCGCGGCGCCGACCTGTGGCCGGCCACCCCACGCCAGGCCGCTTTGCAGCAGGCACTGGGTTTCCCCCGGCCGCAGTACTGGCACGTGCCGCTGATGACCGATTACCGTGGTGAACGCCTGGCCAAGCGGGGCGGCGCACCGGCGCTGCGCGACCTGCGCGACGGGGGCACTGTGACGCCCGGACGGGTACTCGCTGAGCTGGCCCGCTCGCTGGGCTGGGCGGTGCCGGCCGAGGTCACTGCCCCCGAACTGCTGTCGCTGTGGCGGGAGCAGGCGCGGCTGTAA
- a CDS encoding phage holin family protein: protein MRFLLNLILSALSLYAVTRMYSGVNFAPGTEWPQVLLAALVLGVVNALVRPLLGLLSLPITILTFGLFTLVLNGLMLWLTAEFTALDVNGLGAAIVGSVLLSLVTWVLNAILDALAIDRTRRL from the coding sequence ATGAGATTCCTGCTGAATCTGATCTTGAGTGCCCTGTCGCTGTATGCCGTCACCCGGATGTACAGCGGAGTGAATTTCGCGCCCGGCACCGAGTGGCCGCAGGTGCTGCTGGCCGCCCTGGTGCTGGGGGTGGTCAACGCCCTGGTCCGGCCGCTGCTGGGGCTGCTCTCGCTGCCCATCACCATACTGACTTTCGGGCTGTTCACCCTGGTGCTCAACGGGCTGATGCTGTGGCTCACGGCCGAATTTACTGCGCTGGACGTGAATGGTCTGGGGGCCGCCATCGTGGGCTCGGTGCTGCTGAGCCTGGTCACCTGGGTGCTGAACGCCATTCTGGACGCCCTGGCGATTGACAGGACCCGCCGTCTGTGA
- the panC gene encoding pantoate--beta-alanine ligase: protein MTGTSPAGLWTVTTPAELRAALKDAHRQGQSVGLVPTMGFLHEGHAALIRRSAAENALTVVSVFVNPTQFAPSEDLSNYPRDLARDQALAQASGAALLFHPQPQDIYPAGHATTVSVAGLNTRVEGASRPGHFDGVATIVLKLLQLVQPARIYFGEKDWQQLAVVRRMVADLFVPAEVVGVPVVREASGLALSSRNSYLSAEQQAQAAVISRALRAIQAAYTAGERDTAALLAAGQAVLAQEPLELDYLHLLDAELHPLQGQLSPEQAAGARLVFAGRLHGVRLIDNMPLLAAETSSDI from the coding sequence GTGACGGGCACCTCACCTGCTGGCCTCTGGACCGTCACCACCCCCGCCGAGCTGCGCGCCGCCCTGAAAGACGCCCACCGCCAGGGGCAGAGTGTGGGGCTGGTGCCCACCATGGGCTTCCTGCACGAGGGGCACGCTGCGCTGATTCGCCGCTCAGCCGCCGAGAACGCGCTTACGGTGGTCAGTGTGTTCGTGAATCCCACCCAGTTCGCGCCCAGCGAGGACCTGAGCAACTATCCGCGTGACTTGGCCCGCGACCAAGCGTTGGCACAGGCTTCCGGCGCAGCGCTGCTGTTTCATCCACAGCCGCAGGACATCTACCCGGCCGGCCACGCCACCACGGTCAGCGTGGCGGGGCTGAATACTCGCGTCGAAGGGGCTTCGCGGCCCGGGCATTTTGATGGGGTCGCCACCATCGTACTGAAACTGTTACAGCTGGTGCAGCCGGCCCGAATCTATTTCGGAGAGAAAGACTGGCAGCAGCTGGCAGTGGTGCGCCGGATGGTGGCCGACCTGTTCGTGCCGGCCGAGGTGGTCGGTGTGCCGGTGGTGCGCGAAGCGAGCGGGCTGGCCCTCAGCAGCCGCAACAGTTATCTGTCGGCGGAGCAGCAGGCGCAGGCCGCGGTGATCTCGCGGGCGCTGCGGGCCATTCAGGCGGCCTATACGGCCGGCGAACGGGACACAGCGGCTTTGCTGGCGGCCGGGCAGGCAGTGCTGGCGCAGGAGCCGCTGGAACTGGACTACTTGCACCTGCTGGACGCTGAGCTGCACCCCTTGCAGGGTCAACTGAGCCCCGAACAGGCGGCCGGCGCGCGGCTGGTCTTTGCCGGCCGGCTGCATGGCGTGCGTCTGATCGACAATATGCCGCTGCTGGCAGCTGAAACTTCTTCGGACATCTAA